The Cucurbita pepo subsp. pepo cultivar mu-cu-16 chromosome LG18, ASM280686v2, whole genome shotgun sequence nucleotide sequence attttttaaaaattcaacccgacccaaaaaaaaaaaaaaaaaaaaaaaaaaaaaaaaaaaaaaaaNtaaaaccataaaaattaaatattcttaattttcgtaaaaattctaaaagtagggtagggttgagttgggttgtaaccctattttcgggttgaccgaccaaaaaaatatcaattcaTGAATTGacccaaatttttatttttcaaaaattcaacccgaccctaacaaaaaaaatatataacccaacccgaaccatAAAAATTAGGTTGGATAGTTCAGGTTAGTCGGGTTGGAGTTATATAGAGTGGCTAGTGGATTTAAATGGGCCATTTGTAAACGAATTTCCGGTTTAACGATTCCTTTTATGAGGCCCATTTATATGAAAGCCCAAAACTAAAAAGGGTCCTAAAACCCTAGTTCATGTTTTTCCCCCTTAGCGACGGCCACTTCATCTCTTCGCTCTCTCTTAGGTAATTTCCTTCTCCGCATCTCCGTCGTCGAttatctcttcttctcttggtAGACCTtcaatttctctttctctgctttcttctgaaattttcattcatcgatttgggttttcatttttgggATTTTCTGTTGGCGAAACTACGCTGAACTCCGAGGATTACAATCGTAATCTTCCTCGGGTAATTGCGTTGTTGTGTTCGATATTGCTTGGTGTACAATTTGATTTTGCGGgatgtatttttttagatcTGGGAGGAGGGGTGTGTTCTTGGTATATTCTTTCTGGACTGTTTTTGGGAATTATTAGGTTAGAGATAGTTTGGACTTTTTGTCCCTTTAAAAGAGTACATTTTTTGTGTGGAGATCGGCATCCAGTCTGATTTTTGTGGAAATGATGTGCTACTTTGTACTTGTGATCGAAATTGTTTGAGTCGTGGGAGGGATATCTATTTTGGATGTATAACTGTATTACTGtggaaatttttgttaattctGATTTCTATCAATTCTGGTGTCAATAATGTGTGTTTCTGATTCTATATTTTTGGACGGTTGAGTTGTAAAATTTCAACTACCCCATCGTTTATTTGAACTAAATAGATGAGGTGAATCAATCGAAATTCctcccacaaaaaaaaaaaaaaaagaagttatgaTAGAATTTGAATCACCCTGTTATTCGGTATCAACTTCGATATTGGTTCTCAGTAATGCTCATGAATTTGTTCGTTGGGGTGTCTCAGGTCATTCAACGTTGCATGCTGTCGTTGGGTGAGCTAAAGATTGGATTGAGATATGGCGTCTTTCTTAAAGCCAGAGAATGCTTTAAAACGAGCTGAAGGTGAATGAGcataattttctcttttgtggTTGCAATAGATTGAGTTGTATTTGCGAGCATGCCATAAGTTTCTTGGCACCTTGTTTTAGTAATATGTCTGGTTCTTTTGATGGATTCTCGTACTTTAAGCCCTCAAAATTCAATGAATGTGCTCGTTGGGAAGTCAGTTCAGCACTCTTGTTCTGAGTGAGATTGAAAATATGCATTATTAGTGTGTTGATGACTGTGGATTTAGTGATATGACTTTTGGAAGTTTTCCATTTAGTTTGCTTCATTGTAGTCTTCAcattacttttgaaatttaagttTGATAACTTGCTCTAGCTGTTGTCACATGTAAGtaatagtttctttttttgtgtgtgtggcATATGACGTATGAGCACTATAGTTAGACAGCATATTcatgttttgaattttgtgttctcatgaggttttttttattgtggaAACATGCAATTTggtttttcatcatttttaagTGCTTCTGAACTCACtcccttttcttattttataatatatctGTATAACATAATTTGAACGGTAGTTGGAAGATTCTAGAAAATCATTGGAATAGCCCTTTTCTAATTCTGGACATATAAAATGTCAGTTTGCTTTTGTTTTGACTTGTGTTTTTGTTACTTGAGTTCCATATTTGTGTTTCTAGTCCACCACTGTTGATGTATTCGcccaattttgaaatttatgatgcATCTCttgtgtgtttttcttttattttcttttattctttttgtttaatgtaGCAGTGCAAGTATTTAATTTGTTCTCCTTGCATGTATTCAGAGCTGATAAATGTTGGCCAGAAGCAAGATGCCTTGCAAGCCCTTCACGATCTTATCACTTCAAAGAAATATCGAGCATGGCAGAAACCTCTTGAGAGGATTatgtttaagtatgttgaGCTCTGTGTGGACATGAGGAAAGGAAGGTTTGCTAAGGATGGTTTAATTCAGTACCGTATTGTTTGCCAGCAAGTCAATGTTACTTCTTTAGAGGAAGTAATCAAGCACTTTATGCATCTTTCCACTGAGAAGGCAGAGCAGGCTCGTAGCCAAGCTCAAGCTTTAGAAGAAGCTCTGGACGTTGATGATTTGGAAGCTGATAAAAGGCCAGAAGATCTGATGCTTAGTTATGTCAGTGGTGAAAAGGGAAAGGATAGATCTGATCGTGAACTTGTTACCCCTTGGTTTAAATTTCTGTGGGAGACATATCGTACAGTTCTTGAGATACTTAGGAATAACTCAAAGCTGGAGGCACTTTATGCGGTAAGTCATGAATAAATTGCTAGTTATTTAGTGTATGAGTTAGTACgttaattttttctatttatatcttctaaaaaattagaagtatATCATgccttaaatttttagtacTACGGTGGAAATTTCATTTGGGCTTGGGTGTAGTAGTTAAAACCATCATATTATCACTCAGCATCCTAATGGTTCTAATGGTGGAGGATTTAAGAAAGCTTTTACCATCAGTAGCTGGAAGTTATATAGAGCTCCATGACTTTTagttaagaaattaattttttttgggggttGAGTTACAAGTTTAGTCTTAAAAACTTTCAGCTTTGTGTACATTTGGCCCCTAACTTATAATAGGTCCATGAGCTTTCAACCTTGTGTTCAATAGGTCAAGAACTTTAGAGTTGTTGGACCTATTagacttcatttatttttttacgtCAAATCATGTCGTGGGACCTATTAAACACAATTGAAAGTTGAGGTACATTTTagacattttcaaaattcaaggaCCTATTAGACtcgaaattgaaatttcaggATCAAATAGACATATATAGACTCAAAGTTGAGGGACCTTTtagatattttcaaaattcaaggacttatttagtcttttttattgatagcttgaaaaatatgttttagttGGTTAATGTTATGAAGATTGAGGTATGATGTGTTGAGCCTTGGGTGGGTAGGCTGGTTTTTTATAAGACTTCTTTGAAGTTTCATTCTTTACCTTCTACATAACCCAATTTCGAGAAGAGGAGGATACTAGGTCACAGGCCTTACTCAGTTTggacattatttatttagcgTGAATTACCACTTCAATAGCATGTATACTTGTCATGGTCTCCTCTGTATGATGGTAGAAGGAtctgcatttttatttttattgtccTTGATGTGTTCTGTACAGTCACTCGATGAAGCATATGTAGAATTTTGTAACTAGATGTAATATTTCTGCTGGTGTTTTTCATTTGTAGATGACAGCCCATCGTGCCTTCCAGTTCTGTAAGACGTATAAAAGAACAACAGAATTTCGCAGATTATGTGAAATTATCAGAAATCATCTTGCTAATCTCAACAAGTATAGGGACCAAAGAGATCGACCCGACATTTCTACTCCAGAGACTTTGCAGTTGTACCTTGACACTAGATTTGAACAACTGAAAGTTGCCACAGAGCTGGAGCTCTGGCAGGTCTGAATTGTTCATTTCAGTCATTTTCTCTCAATATAGAGAAGTCGTTTAATGTGTAGATTCCCAAAATTTATATCATGATTTTTCTCTACGAATAAcacaaagtaaaaaatttctttgtcACCGATATTTGCAGGAAGCTTTTCGTTCGGTGGAAGATATTCATGGTTTGATGTGCATGGTGAAGAAAACACCTAAACCATCCTTGATGGTTGTTTATTACGTCAAATTAACAGAGATATTCTGGATATCAAAGAGCAATCTTTATCATGCCTATGCTTGGCTTAAACTTTTCTCCCTTCAGAAGAgtttcaacaaaaatttaagcCAGAAGGATTTGCAGCTGATAGCTTCATCTGTTCTTTTAGCAGCTCTTGCTGTGTCCCCCTATGACTCTAAACACGGTGCTTCTCATTTAGAACTTGAACATGAGAAAGAGCGGAATTTGAGGATGGCTAATCTTATAGGGTTCAATTTAGACTCCAAACTTGAAAGTAGAGATGTGGTAAAGAACTTTGCctaattgaattttcttttatatttttcacaaCCTGAGCAGTACCTTACTTCTTTGCTGTTTATTCATCCAGCTTTCAAGAGCGAATCTTCTTTCTGAACTGGTATGTTTGATTCACtttactttaatattttttcaactcTTCCCCTCTTATcctctaaaattataatacttCAATTGGTTCACCTTTATTTGAAGCTAGAAGGGTGGATAGGAAAATTCTATACCTTGACGAATTAACTTCGAGCTTCCTATTGATAGTTTAGCAACTAATACTGATTAGCTTCGTACCAAGTTAGTCAGAGAGGCtctttaattttactttattagGGCTGATGTGCAATCATATCTACCTCCCATTTTATACGAAGAATTGTCTTTTCATTTGTAGTGAAAATTGTTTGCAAATATGTAACACAACCTTTAGTATGTAGTCAATAATTCTAGTTCTATTTGCTTAGTATATTTCTGCTTTCCTCTAGGTGTCTAAGGGAGTCCTGAGCTGCGCAACTCAGGAAGTTAAAGATCTCTATCATCTTTTGGAGCATGAATTTTTCCCTCTTGATCTTGCAACAAAATTGCAAcctttattaaacaaaatatcaaaGCTTGGAGGCAAGCTTTCATCAGCTTCATCTGTCCCTGAAGTGCAATTATCCCAGTATGTTCCGGCTCTTGAAAAACTTGCTACCCTGAGGTTGCTTCAGCAGGTACTTTTTGTATATCCTTAATTCATTGTGAATGTTGCTATGCTATTTCTCCatatatgaagaagaaatgttGCTTGGCAATCTTGTTTTAATCCACTGAaccttttatttatctatGTTATGCCAGGTCTCCAAGGTGTATCAGACTATGAAAATTGAGAGTCTATCTCAGATGATCCCATTTTTTGATTTCTCAGCCGTGGAGAAAATATCAGTTGATGCagttaaacaaaatttcattgcCATGAAAGTTGATCATTCAAGGAACATTGTGTTATTTGGCACTTTGGTATTGAAAGTTTCTTGGACTTCTTCGTTATCTTTTTTGCTTTAGAGAGAAGGCCACTAATATTTGAGACATGCTCGATAATTGCATCTCACTTATAATGTTAATATATCCCATCTAATTATTGTGTGCTGCTTaagattataatttaacccttCTGATTTAAGCCTCTGCCTTTTTTGTATGCGTTAGTTGACTTTAAAGGACGACTTTATCTTCATCTGTTTGTTTACATTAGGATTTAAGGTATTTTAAATTgatgcttttgttttttatggaTCAATTTAGGGTATTGAATCAGATGGGCTTCGGGACCACCTGGCTGTTCTCGCTGAATCCTTAAACAAGGCAAGAGCTATGATCTATCCTCCAGTTAGGAAAGTATCAAAAACAGGTGAGATACTGCCTGatttagcagatattgtcgaTAAGGAACACAAGAGGCTGCTTGCTCGGAAATCAATAAttgagaaaaggaaggaagagCAGGAACGACAACTTTTGGAAATGGTACTCTAATCGAATTGTGAATNataaaaaaaatgtaatgaacTGTGTTTAGGAACGTGAGGAGGAATCAAGGAGGTTAAAATTACTGAAGATAACTGAAGAGGCCGAGCAGAAGCGCCTAGCTGCAGAATATGAACAAAGGAAAAACCAACGCCTGCGTAGGGAAATGGAAGAGCGAGAACTTGAAGAAGCACAGGCTTTACTTCAGGAAGCTGAAAAGCGTGTTGGTAAAAAGAAGGGAAGCAGGAAGCCGGTTCTTGACTctgtgagtttttttttttttttttttttttaattctttttcttattttggaaGGATGTAGAATTGATTAATAACAATTGGTATTAATCTCTAGGAAAAGATGACGAAACAAACTTTAATGCAATTGGCCCTTACGGAACAATTAAGGGAGAGGCaggaaatggagaagaaattGCAAAAGCTAGCCAAAACTATGGATTATCTAGAAAGGGCAAAAAGAGAGGAGGCTGCAACTTTAATTGAAGCTGCATTTCAGCAACGTTTGCTCGAAGAGCGATTGATTCATGAACGCGATCAGCAGGTCATACTTTCCTAATGATTTTGTCAACACGTTAAAAGAAACTATGACTTTGATTATATGCTTTTGGTTGTAgtctttttattgttattattatttttaaattttgttagtaTATTTAGGGAacaaagtaaaataattatgtatatGGTTATATCATCTGTATCACACATGCCATCTTATGTATCATATGCATCATGATTCTCCATTTATGAAGCGTTACTGTCAACACATTTCTGTATTGTGAGGGTGGGAATAAAACTAGCAGAATACTCACTACTACATTCATGGAGGCTCTCCAGTAGGATAAAAAGAATCAACTTTTTTGATAAGTACTTTTGGTTAATGCGGAGAGAGGGAAGTTCTTATCTCGGATAGGATCGCTGTAATCCTATGTGAACTTCATAAAGCTGAACTGATGCTTTTGCACATGACTTATTTAGTGGATTTATGATTTTCAAGGATTAGGTTTAAGTTTCTGAAGTCGAATGGTTAATTTTGTCTCTGATTTTACCATACACGCTTTGTTTGTATGGATtccatttattcattttcctctcttaTTATTGTGcttcaatttttgttatcagattttttatttccacAGTTAGTATGTTAATTAATTGACGTTTTTATgctctattttattattttttcttttctacttttcaGTTGGAGGTTGAGTTAAGCAAGCAACGCCACGAAGGTGATCTCAAGGAGAAGAATCGATTGGCTAGAATGTTGGAGAGTAAGGTAAAGTAGTTTGCTTCATATGGCTGTATTGGCTTAAGCTTGATCTTTGTCTACTCAAAGTTTTAGGTTTCACTTGgttataataatgaaaatattcattGATATGTAGATATGATCTTCGATATGTTGTATAAATACTACTAATATggtatataaattatttagaaatttaaataaaccttaattcattgatttaaacgaaatttataaattatttgatttctaTCGATGTTGATATTTCACGAACCCATGTATAATTAACTTTTAACcaataatgattttttcttgtttaatactactaatttatattatcaaATTCATATGAATTGACATATCAATGCAATGTTTGTATAGGAAGCTATGTTTTATACTTCAGCTTACCTACAAATATGTTTTGACCacaatttactattttttttaactagcATAAATTCTACGCTAGTTTTTTACATATATTACATGAGCGCTTCTTAAGGTTATTTGccatataatttatttaggtGAAATTCAACTTAGGTTATTTGCCATATAGTTTAATTGGACTGTGTGTTTGTTGTATCTGTCTTCGGGCTCATTAGACTGTTTTTTTTGCTctctgttctttttctttattatttactgAATTGTACGAATCTTTGCAGAATTGACTATTGGCATGCTATTAAACTTGaccttttgttctttgttcttcagaAAATTTTCCAAGAAAGAGTCATTAATCTTCGCCAAGAGGAGTTCAGCAGACGCAGAGttgagagagaagaacaaatcaGGCAAATAATTCATGCTCGGAAAGCAGAAAGGGATGCTAAGAGGAAGAAAATCTTTTATGTAAGGCGTGAGGAGGAGAGGATTCGAATTTTACGCGAAGAGGANACCAATCCCGCATTTGCTTCCATCTTGTCGGAATTTCTTCAGATTCCGAACAAGAAAGCAGATCGCAAGTGAATTAAAAGagccaaagaagaagagagggatTTTGTTCCTGAAATCTTCGCCCACTCAGTACGTCATCTCGATCGCACTTTACTCTAAACCAGCTGCCTTCTCTCTGTCTcgtttctttattaattttatatttatttccttttttttttttttttttttttttttttttgtgtgtgtggtgtataaataaaaaaaatgtaatgaacTGTGTTTAGGAACGTGAGGAGGAATCAAGGAGGTTAAAATTACTGAAGATAACTGAAGAGGCCGAGCAGAAGCGCCTAGCTGCAGAATATGAACAAAGGAAAAACCAACGCCTTCGTAGGGAAATGGAAGAGCGAGAACTTGAAGAAGCACAGGCTTTACTTCAGGAAGCTGAAAAGCGTGTTGGTAAAAAGAAGGGAAGCAGGAAGCCGGTTCTTGACTctgtgagtttttttttttttttttttttttaattctttttcttattttggaaGGATGTAGAATTGATTAATAACAATTGGTATTAATCTCTAGGAAAAGATGACGAAACAAACTTTAATGCAATTGGCCCTTACGGAACAATTAAGGGAGAGGCaggaaatggagaagaaattGCAAAAGCTAGCCAAAACTATGGATTATCTAGAAAGGGCAAAAAGAGAGGAGGCTGCAACTTTAATTGAAGCTGCATTTCAGCAACGTTTGCTCGAAGAGCGATTGATTCATGAACGCGATCAGCAGGTCATACTTTCCTAATGATTTTGTCAACACGTTAAAAGAAACTATGACTTTGATTATATGCTTTTGGTTGTAgtctttttattgttattattatttttaaattttgttagtaTATTTAGGGAacaaagtaaaataattatgtatatGGTTATATCATCTGTATCACACATGCCATCTTATGTATCATATGCATCATGATTCTCCATTTATGAAGCGTTACTGTCAACACATTTCTGTATTGTGAGGGTGGGAATAAAACTAGCAGAATACTCACTACTACATTCATGGAGGCTCTCCAGTAGGATAAAAAGAATCAACTTTTTTGATAAGTACTTTTGGTTAATGCGGAGAGAGGGAAGTTCTTATCTCGGATAGGATCGCTGTAATCCTATGTGAACTTCATAAAGCTGAACTGATGCTTTTGCACATGACTTATTTAGTGGATTTATGATTTTCAAGGATTAGGTTTAAGTTTCTGAAGTCGAATGGTTAATTTTGTCTCTGATTTTACCATACACGCTTTGTTTGTATGGATtccatttattcattttcctctcttaTTATTGTGcttcaatttttgttatcagattttttatttccacAGTTAGTATGTTAATTAATTGACGTTTTTATgctctattttattattttttcttttctacttttcaGTTGGAGGTTGAGTTAAGCAAGCAACGCCACGAAGGTGATCTCAAGGAGAAGAATCGATTGGCTAGAATGTTGGAGAGTA carries:
- the LOC111779696 gene encoding eukaryotic translation initiation factor 3 subunit A-like; protein product: MASFLKPENALKRAEELINVGQKQDALQALHDLITSKKYRAWQKPLERIMFKYVELCVDMRKGRFAKDGLIQYRIVCQQVNVTSLEEVIKHFMHLSTEKAEQARSQAQALEEALDVDDLEADKRPEDLMLSYVSGEKGKDRSDRELVTPWFKFLWETYRTVLEILRNNSKLEALYAMTAHRAFQFCKTYKRTTEFRRLCEIIRNHLANLNKYRDQRDRPDISTPETLQLYLDTRFEQLKVATELELWQEAFRSVEDIHGLMCMVKKTPKPSLMVVYYVKLTEIFWISKSNLYHAYAWLKLFSLQKSFNKNLSQKDLQLIASSVLLAALAVSPYDSKHGASHLELEHEKERNLRMANLIGFNLDSKLESRDVLSRANLLSELVSKGVLSCATQEVKDLYHLLEHEFFPLDLATKLQPLLNKISKLGGKLSSASSVPEVQLSQYVPALEKLATLRLLQQVSKVYQTMKIESLSQMIPFFDFSAVEKISVDAVKQNFIAMKVDHSRNIVLFGTLGIESDGLRDHLAVLAESLNKARAMIYPPVRKVSKTGEILPDLADIVDKEHKRLLARKSIIEKRKEEQERQLLEMEREEESRRLKLLKITEEAEQKRLAAEYEQRKNQRLRREMEERELEEAQALLQEAEKRVGKKKGSRKPVLDSEKMTKQTLMQLALTEQLRERQEMEKKLQKLAKTMDYLERAKREEAATLIEAAFQQRLLEERLIHERDQQLEVELSKQRHEGDLKEKNRLARMLESKKIFQERVINLRQEEFSRRRVEREEQIRQIIHARKAERDAKRKKIFYVRREEERIRILREEEEARKREEAERRKREEAERKAKLDEIAEKQRQRERELEEKERRRKEMLFGGGAPADAPSRPHVAPVSQPLESGAAAAPAAAAAAAAAPAPAKYVPRFRRTESSSPNAPAPESDRWGSSRSDNRPSQPDSWRSDERRSAFGSSRSSWSSSRGPNRGSSDR